In Desulfuribacillus alkaliarsenatis, the following proteins share a genomic window:
- a CDS encoding DUF438 domain-containing protein gives MSELINNSEKRKEELKNLIKKLHQGVPFDDVKNEFLIKFGTVSTIEIAQMEQQLMQEGMSADVIRKLCDVHAEVFRNNIEEVQRPTKNYDDQPGHPIHTFKLENREIEKVVSSLEQVVSEYEKDPTMDNGYKVLEQLNLLWDIDKHYSRKENLLFPYMEKHGVTGPAKVMWGADDEIRGLIKAAIKLLKDTDDNRTEVLANISSAVEKVKSMIFKEEDILLPTATRFLTDEEWYKIALESEEVGYCLTSPEAKWRPANVSDADVDQAQTPSGYIRFETGILTVKEISAIFNHLPIDITYVDKDDIVKYFSHGEDRVFMRTKSIIGRNVSNCHPPHSVHIVEKLVADFKSGKKDSEDFWIPLGDMFVLIRYFAVRDENGEFMGTIEVTQNIKHIQTITGEKRLLSE, from the coding sequence ATGAGTGAATTAATCAATAACAGTGAGAAGCGAAAAGAGGAACTAAAAAACCTAATCAAGAAGCTGCATCAGGGTGTACCGTTTGATGATGTGAAAAATGAGTTCTTGATTAAGTTTGGTACAGTATCAACAATTGAAATTGCGCAGATGGAACAGCAGTTAATGCAGGAGGGCATGTCAGCAGACGTAATCCGCAAGCTATGTGATGTGCACGCTGAAGTCTTTAGAAACAATATTGAAGAAGTACAAAGACCGACAAAGAACTATGACGATCAGCCAGGTCATCCAATACATACATTTAAATTAGAGAACCGTGAAATAGAAAAAGTTGTTAGCTCTTTAGAGCAAGTTGTTAGTGAGTATGAGAAAGACCCAACAATGGACAATGGCTATAAAGTTCTTGAACAATTAAACTTGCTTTGGGACATAGACAAGCATTACAGCCGCAAAGAAAATCTGCTATTTCCTTATATGGAAAAACACGGCGTAACGGGTCCTGCTAAAGTTATGTGGGGAGCAGATGACGAAATCCGTGGCTTAATTAAAGCAGCAATTAAGCTACTAAAAGATACAGATGATAATCGGACAGAGGTATTGGCAAACATTTCATCTGCAGTTGAAAAGGTAAAGAGTATGATTTTTAAAGAAGAAGATATACTTTTACCAACAGCAACAAGATTTCTTACTGATGAGGAATGGTATAAGATTGCTTTAGAGAGTGAAGAAGTTGGGTATTGCTTAACTTCTCCAGAAGCTAAATGGAGGCCTGCTAATGTTTCAGATGCAGATGTGGATCAGGCACAGACACCGAGCGGATATATCCGTTTTGAAACTGGTATTCTAACGGTTAAAGAAATTAGTGCAATCTTTAATCACCTGCCAATCGACATTACATACGTAGATAAGGATGATATTGTTAAGTACTTTAGCCACGGTGAAGATCGCGTATTTATGCGGACGAAGTCGATTATCGGAAGGAATGTTTCCAACTGCCACCCACCACATAGCGTACACATAGTTGAGAAATTAGTAGCCGATTTTAAATCTGGCAAGAAGGATAGTGAAGACTTCTGGATTCCATTAGGTGATATGTTTGTACTTATCCGCTATTTCGCAGTTAGGGATGAGAACGGTGAGTTTATGGGGACTATCGAAGTTACCCAAAACATTAAGCATATCCAAACAATTACTGGCGAAAAGCGTTTGCTTTCAGAATAG
- a CDS encoding dicarboxylate/amino acid:cation symporter produces the protein MSLTKKIILALILGLGAGLAFNIFAPEAFKLLDAYALTPIGSIFLKAITMLVVPLVFFSIILGTAGISDPKKLGRIGGKTIAYYLITTCIALIIGLTVAFIIQPGAGGAFATEAANFEPREAPPVVDTLLNILPTNPINAMAQGNMLQIIAFAVLVGFALARLGEKTEGLLSLVRQGNEVMMYLVKLVMYLAPYGAFALIASAIGKLGIPALQAMLLYMLAVSSALILHAIITYGSAITFLARRNPIEFFKNFSPAMIVAFSTSSSNATLPISMRTAQERLNVSKPVSSFVQPLGATINMDGTAIMQAVATVFIAQVYMVSLSFGDLVTVVLTATLASIGTAGVPGVGLIMLAMVLTSVGLPVEGIALVLAVDRILDMMRTVVNITGDASCAVVVSSSEEKHIVNQEQTSTTSSL, from the coding sequence ATGAGTTTAACTAAAAAAATTATTCTAGCTTTAATATTAGGCTTAGGTGCAGGATTAGCATTTAATATATTTGCACCTGAGGCTTTTAAATTATTGGACGCCTACGCACTAACGCCGATAGGGTCGATATTTCTAAAGGCGATTACAATGCTCGTAGTCCCATTGGTGTTTTTTTCAATCATTCTAGGGACGGCAGGTATATCAGACCCTAAGAAATTAGGCAGAATAGGCGGAAAGACAATTGCTTATTATTTAATTACAACGTGTATTGCACTTATTATTGGTTTAACAGTAGCCTTTATTATTCAGCCAGGTGCTGGCGGAGCCTTTGCAACAGAAGCTGCAAATTTCGAACCAAGGGAAGCACCACCAGTAGTTGATACTTTGTTAAATATTTTACCGACGAATCCAATAAACGCTATGGCACAAGGGAATATGCTACAAATAATTGCCTTTGCCGTATTAGTCGGATTTGCCCTAGCACGACTTGGCGAAAAAACGGAAGGTCTCTTAAGTCTAGTTCGTCAGGGTAATGAAGTCATGATGTATTTAGTTAAGCTAGTTATGTATTTAGCGCCTTATGGTGCCTTTGCATTAATTGCTTCTGCCATTGGTAAGCTTGGCATACCAGCTTTGCAGGCTATGCTGCTATATATGCTGGCAGTTTCATCAGCACTTATATTACATGCAATTATAACTTATGGTTCAGCTATTACCTTTTTAGCTAGAAGAAATCCAATAGAATTCTTTAAGAATTTTTCACCAGCAATGATAGTTGCTTTTAGTACTTCAAGTAGTAATGCAACATTACCAATATCCATGAGAACGGCTCAGGAACGTTTGAATGTTTCAAAGCCTGTTAGTAGCTTTGTTCAACCATTAGGTGCAACTATCAATATGGATGGTACGGCAATTATGCAGGCTGTTGCGACTGTGTTTATCGCGCAGGTCTATATGGTATCTTTATCGTTTGGAGATTTAGTTACAGTTGTTCTTACAGCTACACTTGCTAGCATTGGAACAGCTGGGGTGCCTGGAGTCGGCTTAATAATGCTGGCGATGGTATTAACCTCCGTGGGATTACCAGTAGAAGGAATTGCCCTAGTGCTTGCAGTAGACAGAATCTTAGATATGATGCGTACCGTAGTGAATATTACTGGGGACGCTTCCTGTGCCGTAGTAGTGTCGAGTTCTGAAGAAAAGCATATCGTTAATCAAGAACAAACTTCAACAACATCATCTTTGTAG
- the trhA gene encoding PAQR family membrane homeostasis protein TrhA: MSQTFTDSNSNNSLVKRYTIKEEIFNSVTHGIGALLSLVALVVLVSFASIQGDPWRIVSFSIYGFTLFFLYLSSTLYHSVFHEKTKRVLRVFDHVSIYLVIAGSYTPIALVAIHGPWRWIIIGLIWSIAITGIVLKIINLNKTKKFSTALYVAMGWLVIIAIKPMLEMVPTGLLIWLLVGGLFYTFGIIFYACKRIPFNHGIWHIFVLSGSIAHFIGILFYLAL; the protein is encoded by the coding sequence ATGAGTCAGACATTTACAGATTCAAACAGTAACAATAGTTTAGTCAAACGCTATACGATTAAAGAAGAAATATTCAATAGTGTTACACATGGCATAGGCGCATTGTTAAGCCTTGTTGCTTTAGTGGTATTGGTTTCCTTTGCCAGTATCCAAGGTGACCCATGGCGTATCGTTAGTTTTAGCATCTATGGGTTTACTTTATTCTTCTTATATTTGTCTTCTACTCTCTATCATAGCGTATTTCACGAAAAAACCAAAAGGGTTTTGCGCGTTTTTGACCATGTTTCAATATATTTGGTTATAGCAGGTAGCTACACACCTATCGCTCTAGTAGCAATTCATGGTCCTTGGCGTTGGATAATTATAGGGCTTATCTGGTCTATAGCTATTACTGGTATAGTATTGAAGATCATTAACTTAAATAAAACGAAGAAATTCTCAACTGCCTTGTACGTCGCAATGGGCTGGCTCGTGATTATAGCTATTAAGCCTATGCTAGAAATGGTACCGACTGGACTATTAATTTGGCTGTTAGTCGGCGGATTATTCTATACTTTTGGAATTATCTTTTACGCCTGCAAGCGTATTCCGTTCAACCATGGTATCTGGCATATATTTGTATTGAGTGGTAGCATTGCACACTTTATAGGTATTCTCTTCTATCTGGCGCTATAA
- a CDS encoding protease complex subunit PrcB family protein gives MPSRYLNNQMKFKLRWFLITILAVVSLLLLGCSGTNQTAVISATSYAEIEFELIDIDEITDEEVLEWFANNYYKPGMHTLDAGKRSQAFTLVLLAKGEKPTGGYEIIIEQVRGYEDKIELVALTREPQKGEFVTQSFTYPYVLLKIQQDDRNIVISTES, from the coding sequence TTGCCATCAAGATATCTTAATAACCAAATGAAATTTAAATTAAGATGGTTTTTAATAACTATATTAGCCGTTGTATCATTATTATTACTAGGTTGTTCAGGGACAAACCAAACAGCTGTAATCTCTGCTACTTCATACGCAGAGATTGAATTTGAGCTAATAGACATAGACGAAATTACCGATGAAGAAGTACTGGAATGGTTTGCTAACAATTATTACAAGCCTGGTATGCATACATTAGATGCAGGTAAACGCTCACAGGCATTTACCCTTGTTTTGTTAGCTAAAGGTGAGAAGCCTACGGGAGGATATGAAATCATAATAGAGCAGGTAAGGGGATACGAAGATAAAATTGAGCTAGTAGCCCTAACTCGAGAACCACAAAAGGGCGAGTTCGTCACACAGTCATTTACTTATCCTTATGTATTACTGAAGATACAACAAGATGATAGGAATATTGTGATCAGTACAGAAAGCTAG
- a CDS encoding metal ABC transporter solute-binding protein, Zn/Mn family — protein sequence MDLYFVKKLRKIVVLSLSITLIAAFMIVGCNQSNSPTGLQVQSNDELYVITTLSILADMAKNVVGEYGKVEYIVPVGNNPEDYELIPSDIRRIDDADVLFVNGLGLEETIIESLGNVGRTQIAYVTDGVPTINLIGSSDPDPHAWLDVSLAKIYVENIYKIVAEIDPANSQHYSTNADAYISELNKLDSYIKDTLNSIPENNRVIVISENAMKYFGDAYGFHTEGIWELNSHEEGTPQQISRIIEIVNDRNLPAIFSETTLDPRYMEMISKETGVPIAGSLYTDALGYKGSEGDTYIKMMKYNTNLLVEGLR from the coding sequence GTGGATTTGTATTTCGTAAAAAAACTAAGAAAGATTGTCGTACTTAGTCTTTCTATTACCTTAATTGCTGCGTTTATGATTGTTGGATGTAACCAATCCAATTCACCTACAGGCTTACAAGTACAATCAAACGATGAATTATATGTAATTACAACCCTATCAATCCTGGCAGATATGGCTAAAAATGTAGTAGGTGAATATGGTAAGGTAGAATATATCGTCCCTGTCGGCAATAATCCAGAAGACTACGAATTGATTCCTAGTGATATACGTAGAATTGATGATGCTGATGTGTTATTTGTTAACGGTTTAGGCTTAGAAGAAACGATAATAGAGTCGTTAGGCAACGTAGGACGCACACAAATCGCATACGTTACAGATGGTGTACCTACAATAAATCTAATTGGCAGCTCAGATCCTGACCCACATGCATGGCTTGATGTATCATTAGCAAAAATATATGTCGAAAATATCTACAAGATTGTAGCAGAAATAGACCCAGCTAATTCTCAACACTACAGCACCAATGCTGATGCTTATATTTCAGAGCTTAACAAGCTTGATTCATATATAAAGGATACCCTTAATAGCATACCAGAAAATAATCGAGTTATAGTAATTAGCGAGAATGCTATGAAATATTTTGGTGATGCCTATGGATTTCACACTGAAGGAATTTGGGAATTAAACTCCCATGAGGAAGGTACACCACAACAGATTTCGAGAATCATCGAAATTGTCAACGACAGGAATTTGCCAGCTATTTTCAGTGAGACTACTCTAGACCCAAGATACATGGAGATGATATCAAAAGAAACTGGAGTTCCAATAGCAGGAAGTTTATATACTGACGCATTAGGTTATAAGGGTAGTGAAGGTGATACGTATATTAAAATGATGAAATATAATACTAACTTATTAGTAGAAGGTTTGCGTTAA
- a CDS encoding protease complex subunit PrcB family protein: MKIKRLLQVLLAVSLLFVFTACDDAVAPNENGEKPAEGGVEVEYQVITEQELPAELMDWYLENYQNEGLHMIVLEDTQYIIVSAGERPTGGYQIINLSLKKLDEKIYVTGEVQPPAEGDMVIQALTYPNVLLTRAADDSQFVYSGLTQLEPEAAEPYEASEGSAYGIFTGMIDQNSIEIQLTPEEHRAFQLTDEAKEQLVGIEEGDHIYIEFEPIEGQQNRISYIEKMSLLEQ; this comes from the coding sequence ATGAAAATTAAAAGATTGCTACAAGTATTATTAGCTGTATCGCTATTGTTTGTATTTACAGCTTGTGATGATGCAGTTGCACCTAATGAAAATGGTGAAAAACCAGCTGAGGGTGGTGTAGAGGTGGAATACCAAGTTATCACGGAACAAGAATTACCTGCAGAATTAATGGATTGGTATTTAGAGAATTATCAAAATGAAGGTCTGCATATGATTGTTCTTGAAGATACACAGTACATTATAGTAAGTGCAGGAGAGAGACCTACTGGTGGTTACCAAATTATTAACCTTTCACTGAAAAAGTTAGACGAGAAAATCTATGTGACTGGTGAAGTACAGCCACCTGCTGAAGGTGATATGGTTATACAGGCATTAACCTATCCAAATGTATTATTAACAAGGGCAGCAGATGATAGCCAGTTTGTCTATAGTGGTTTAACACAATTAGAACCTGAAGCGGCTGAGCCATATGAAGCATCAGAAGGAAGCGCATACGGTATATTCACTGGCATGATTGATCAGAATTCAATTGAAATTCAATTAACCCCAGAAGAACACCGTGCATTTCAATTAACTGATGAAGCCAAGGAACAGCTGGTTGGTATTGAAGAGGGTGACCATATTTACATTGAATTTGAGCCAATCGAAGGACAACAGAACCGCATTTCATACATTGAAAAAATGTCCTTATTAGAACAATAA
- a CDS encoding RNA polymerase sigma factor — protein sequence MELAALVKKAKKGDGEAFVNAIKQYEKILYNIAKRFLNNEQDVADVMQETIMVAFEKIQSLQNEQYFRTWICKILINKCNEMLRKKSKVVYVEEVLPDKKAKDDTIHFELNDAINSLSKDYKEVVILYYIVGLNTREIGEFLGDPEGTIKSRLSRARALLKELYFNNEEVDAYEQSL from the coding sequence GTGGAACTAGCTGCTTTAGTAAAAAAGGCAAAAAAAGGAGACGGAGAAGCATTTGTTAATGCGATAAAGCAATATGAGAAAATCTTATATAACATAGCAAAGAGGTTTTTGAATAACGAGCAAGACGTTGCCGATGTTATGCAGGAAACGATTATGGTTGCCTTTGAGAAAATCCAATCGTTACAAAATGAACAGTATTTTAGAACATGGATTTGTAAAATATTGATTAATAAATGCAATGAAATGTTACGCAAAAAAAGCAAAGTTGTCTATGTTGAAGAAGTATTACCTGATAAAAAAGCCAAGGATGATACTATACATTTTGAGTTAAACGATGCAATTAACAGTCTAAGCAAAGACTACAAGGAAGTTGTGATTTTATATTACATCGTTGGGCTGAATACTCGAGAAATTGGAGAGTTCTTAGGGGACCCAGAAGGCACTATAAAGTCTAGGCTTTCCAGGGCGAGAGCACTTTTGAAAGAACTGTATTTTAATAATGAGGAGGTAGACGCATATGAGCAGTCGCTTTGA
- the mntR gene encoding transcriptional regulator MntR, translating into MPNSNEQFYTARGYEITAGENTLTPSMEDYIEMIYRIGLIKQQIRVNDLADSLNVQPPSVTKMVQKLSEKKLLHYERYGLIQLTEEGSNLGEFFLNRHNTVKEFLSMLGIKDNLQKDVEQMEHYVSWNTYTVINQFVGFLNENQQVLQQYQSYIINKSCKKAD; encoded by the coding sequence ATGCCAAATAGCAATGAACAGTTCTATACTGCGAGGGGATACGAGATAACGGCAGGAGAAAATACATTAACGCCTAGCATGGAGGATTATATAGAAATGATTTATCGTATAGGCTTGATAAAACAACAAATCCGTGTTAATGATTTAGCAGACAGCCTTAATGTACAACCACCTTCTGTTACAAAAATGGTGCAAAAACTCAGCGAGAAGAAGCTACTCCACTATGAAAGGTATGGTTTAATTCAATTGACAGAAGAGGGAAGTAATTTAGGAGAGTTTTTTTTGAACCGACATAATACTGTAAAAGAATTTCTATCGATGCTTGGAATCAAAGATAACCTCCAAAAAGACGTAGAACAAATGGAGCATTACGTAAGCTGGAATACATATACGGTGATAAATCAGTTTGTAGGTTTTTTAAACGAAAATCAGCAGGTGTTACAGCAGTATCAAAGCTATATTATTAATAAAAGCTGTAAAAAAGCAGATTGA
- a CDS encoding metal ABC transporter permease, protein MDNIYIFIDALTRYQYLQNAMIAGVLVGIICGVIGCFIILRGMALMGDAISHAVLPGVVIAYILGFSFFIGAVITGLLTALGIGYVAQNSKIKDDSAIGILFTAAFALGVVMITGIRGTGVDLWHILFGNVLAVSRADLWMILGIGLFVLITVASFYKQLLVSTFDPTMAKAIGLPTKAIHYGLMLLLSLVTVASLKTVGIVLVVAMLITPGATAYLLTDRLPTMIGLAALFGVFSSIVGVYFSYIYDVATGASIVLVASLLFAISFFFSPKHGLITLKWRSYATSEQK, encoded by the coding sequence ATGGATAATATTTATATTTTCATTGATGCTTTGACCCGTTATCAGTATTTGCAAAATGCTATGATTGCTGGTGTTCTAGTCGGTATTATTTGCGGAGTAATCGGTTGTTTTATCATCTTACGTGGTATGGCGCTTATGGGTGATGCAATATCCCACGCTGTTCTACCTGGGGTCGTCATAGCTTATATATTGGGCTTTAGTTTCTTTATTGGAGCAGTTATAACTGGTTTACTCACTGCCCTCGGTATTGGCTACGTAGCCCAAAACAGTAAGATTAAAGATGATTCTGCAATCGGCATCCTATTTACAGCAGCCTTTGCCTTAGGAGTTGTAATGATAACAGGAATCCGTGGAACAGGAGTAGATTTGTGGCATATCTTATTTGGTAATGTGTTAGCAGTATCCCGTGCAGATTTATGGATGATATTAGGAATTGGGCTATTTGTGCTTATTACTGTTGCCTCATTTTATAAACAATTGCTAGTTAGCACCTTCGACCCGACTATGGCGAAGGCAATTGGTCTACCTACGAAAGCTATTCATTATGGCTTAATGCTCCTTCTGTCCTTAGTTACTGTAGCGTCGTTGAAGACTGTAGGAATTGTATTGGTAGTCGCGATGCTAATCACTCCAGGGGCAACAGCGTATCTCTTGACTGATCGCTTACCAACTATGATTGGTCTTGCTGCTTTGTTTGGAGTTTTCTCGTCAATTGTAGGAGTTTATTTCTCCTATATTTACGACGTTGCTACGGGAGCTTCGATTGTACTTGTAGCATCTTTATTGTTTGCAATAAGCTTTTTCTTCTCACCAAAGCATGGACTTATTACATTAAAGTGGCGTTCCTATGCTACTAGTGAACAAAAGTAA
- a CDS encoding metal ABC transporter ATP-binding protein, with amino-acid sequence MKSDTVIEVRDLCASYHDKKVFDNISFTVGSNQIVGIIGPNGAGKSTLIKAMLGFLPIRKGCITYKKQPICKLRKEIAYVPQRSSIDMDFPVLVEDVVMMGRFPHISWWGIPSKKDREIVAESLEQVGMYQARKTQIGQLSGGQQQRVFLARALAQKASLFFLDEPFAGIDMSSESKIMDILKALRDTGNTLFVVHHDLSKADSYFDKLLLLKNKLIAYGRSEDVFQVDCLREAYDGKVATFNKQKGMLVVNG; translated from the coding sequence GTGAAGTCTGATACTGTAATTGAGGTGCGAGATTTGTGCGCTTCATATCATGATAAGAAGGTTTTTGACAATATTTCTTTCACCGTAGGATCAAATCAGATAGTTGGTATTATTGGTCCAAATGGTGCAGGAAAATCAACATTAATAAAAGCAATGCTTGGATTCTTACCTATTAGAAAAGGCTGTATCACTTATAAAAAGCAGCCAATTTGTAAGTTGCGAAAAGAAATAGCCTACGTTCCACAACGATCATCAATCGATATGGATTTTCCAGTGTTAGTTGAGGATGTGGTGATGATGGGACGTTTCCCGCACATTTCTTGGTGGGGTATCCCGTCAAAAAAAGATCGCGAAATCGTAGCTGAGAGCTTGGAGCAGGTTGGAATGTATCAAGCTCGCAAAACCCAGATTGGTCAATTATCTGGCGGACAGCAGCAGCGGGTTTTCTTAGCTCGAGCTTTAGCACAGAAAGCTAGCTTATTCTTCCTTGATGAACCCTTTGCTGGAATTGATATGAGCTCAGAAAGTAAAATCATGGATATTTTAAAAGCACTCCGCGATACTGGTAATACACTTTTTGTTGTTCATCATGACCTTAGCAAAGCAGATAGCTATTTCGATAAACTATTATTACTTAAGAATAAGCTTATCGCCTATGGACGAAGCGAGGATGTATTCCAAGTTGATTGCCTGCGTGAGGCTTATGACGGCAAGGTAGCTACCTTCAACAAGCAAAAAGGGATGCTGGTGGTGAATGGCTAA
- a CDS encoding ATP-binding protein — MEYINSLVMTDNHIIVNDIVINLNKVEASFTKEMESSFKAIKQTVEQANDFLRLHLNSVCLNLWCFEEMLANAIEHGNSFSANKKAFVEVKIIDNFIVFIITDEGEGFDWRKQMAFKSCLLADNERGRGVVMSKMLSTGMTYNEKGNQVIIIYNISQV; from the coding sequence ATGGAATACATCAACTCTTTAGTAATGACTGATAACCACATTATTGTAAATGACATTGTAATTAATTTAAATAAAGTAGAAGCGTCTTTTACTAAGGAGATGGAAAGCTCCTTTAAAGCTATTAAGCAAACTGTAGAACAGGCAAATGATTTCTTGAGATTACACTTGAATAGTGTATGTTTAAATTTATGGTGTTTTGAAGAAATGCTCGCAAATGCTATAGAGCATGGCAACAGTTTTTCTGCAAATAAAAAAGCTTTTGTAGAGGTAAAGATAATTGACAATTTCATAGTATTTATCATTACTGACGAAGGTGAAGGATTTGACTGGAGAAAGCAAATGGCCTTTAAGAGTTGTTTGCTTGCGGATAATGAACGTGGACGAGGTGTTGTTATGTCTAAAATGCTAAGTACAGGTATGACATATAACGAAAAAGGCAACCAAGTAATTATTATTTATAACATTAGCCAGGTATAA
- a CDS encoding diguanylate cyclase — protein sequence MDKDIILNLALVISFLTISGLLSRNYNINASIKSKVYSGIAAGILGSLLMIFAIPYNDIILLDFRNFAVIIGAMYGGLVSSLAAATVIAINRVVFFDFNEAAIAGVVLIYIMAFVSGYIVKQKLSTFWKFNCMNIVNVLLYITTIFFITEDIKVAQDFMFKYAIYAFLGGIIVFFIADYIDRANKSYRLYKESAQVDFLTGLNNVRQFHKVLSEYVDNPKRADERMSLLLLDIDYFKTVNDTYGHLAGDIILKEFAKVLKNNTRPFDYVARVGGEEFAIILPECAKEQAIIVAERIRQAVEIHEFPISDLQNESVKINITVSIGVASYPDPIDDKNDLFKKADACLYNVKSAGRNRVTSC from the coding sequence ATGGATAAAGACATTATACTAAACTTAGCTTTAGTAATTTCGTTCTTAACAATTTCAGGGTTGCTTTCCCGCAATTATAATATTAATGCTTCTATTAAAAGTAAAGTGTATAGTGGAATTGCTGCAGGGATACTAGGCTCTTTATTGATGATATTTGCAATACCCTATAACGATATAATTTTACTGGACTTTAGAAACTTTGCAGTAATTATTGGAGCTATGTATGGTGGTTTAGTTAGTAGCTTGGCTGCGGCAACAGTAATAGCAATAAACAGGGTAGTGTTTTTTGATTTTAATGAAGCTGCAATTGCAGGTGTGGTACTTATATATATAATGGCTTTTGTAAGTGGTTATATTGTAAAACAAAAACTGTCCACATTTTGGAAATTTAACTGTATGAATATAGTTAATGTTCTATTATATATAACTACTATTTTCTTTATAACAGAAGATATTAAAGTTGCTCAAGATTTCATGTTCAAATATGCAATATACGCTTTTTTAGGTGGAATTATAGTGTTTTTTATAGCTGATTATATTGATAGAGCAAATAAATCTTATAGATTGTATAAGGAATCTGCTCAGGTTGATTTCCTGACAGGGCTAAATAATGTTAGACAATTTCATAAAGTTTTAAGCGAGTATGTAGACAATCCTAAAAGAGCTGATGAGCGTATGTCATTATTGCTTTTAGACATCGATTATTTTAAGACTGTAAATGACACATATGGACATCTTGCTGGTGATATAATCCTTAAAGAATTTGCAAAGGTTTTAAAGAACAATACCAGGCCGTTCGATTATGTTGCTCGAGTAGGTGGAGAAGAATTTGCAATTATTTTGCCTGAATGCGCAAAAGAACAGGCAATAATAGTAGCGGAGCGAATTAGGCAAGCTGTAGAGATACACGAATTTCCAATCTCAGATTTACAGAATGAATCAGTAAAAATCAATATAACTGTCTCGATAGGTGTAGCTAGTTACCCAGACCCAATAGACGATAAGAACGATTTATTTAAAAAGGCGGATGCCTGCCTTTACAATGTTAAAAGCGCGGGCAGAAATCGTGTTACAAGCTGCTGA
- a CDS encoding nitrous oxide-stimulated promoter family protein, whose translation MVGKRIIRELETIEKMIYIYCKDKHGTGGILCSDCHNLLEYARKRLHMCPHGESKPVCGNCKIHCYKKDKRQQVIDVMRYAGPRMTYKHPILALYHLLDSRKK comes from the coding sequence ATGGTTGGTAAAAGAATAATTAGAGAGTTAGAAACAATTGAAAAGATGATTTATATTTACTGCAAAGATAAGCATGGCACAGGCGGTATATTATGCAGTGATTGCCATAACCTACTTGAATATGCTAGAAAGCGACTTCATATGTGTCCCCATGGTGAAAGCAAACCAGTATGTGGGAATTGTAAAATTCATTGTTATAAAAAAGATAAGCGTCAACAAGTGATTGATGTTATGCGTTATGCAGGCCCAAGAATGACTTATAAGCATCCAATCCTAGCCTTATATCACTTGCTGGACTCTCGGAAAAAATAA